In the genome of Synechococcus sp. CB0101, the window TTCAAACAGCCATCCACAACGTAGCTGGACTGGGGTCAAGTTCTGTTAGTGGTGGATTGATCCAGACCACCTCTGGTTGACGCCAGCAGCGTGTTGATCGTGACCACCGGCGTGGGTTTCGCTTGCGCGCCTGCTCGTAGACGACAGCGCGGTGACGACAGATCTCGACGGCCTGACCGCTGTGGCGTTGATGGGGCGTCACGAATTTGATGCCGCTATGGCGGTGCCGGTGGTTGTACCAGTCCGCAAATGACGCCACCCACTGGCAGGCCTCGTCCTTGCTGGCAAATGGCCGTCTCGGGTAATCAGGCCGGTACTTCACTGTGCGGAACAGCGATTCGGAGTAGGGGTTGTCATTGCTGACGCGCGGCCGTGAGAACGACCTGAGCACACCCAGTTCTTCCAGCCGGCTTTCCAGCGTGGCCGCGCGCATCGCGTTGCCGTTGTCAGCGTGGAGGATCAGCGGTTGGCGGCGCCTCTTGCTGATCTTCTCTCTCAAGCAAGCTCTGCTGACCAGATCCGCTGCAATGGCTGGATCCTCGCGCTCGGCGACATCCCAGGCAACGACCTTGCGGCTCCAGACATCGATCACCAGGTAGAGGTAGAGCCAGATCCCGCGCACGGTGGTGGGCAAATAGGAGATGTCCCAACTCCACACCTCATTTGGACCAGCGGCCTTCAGCCGTGGCACGGGTCTTGGATCCTGTGGTGGCCGTGCACGACCCCGCCGGTGAACCTGACCGTGAGCGTGCAGCACCCGGTAAAAGCTGCGTTCCGAACCGATATAAAGCCCGCGATCGGCCAGGACCGGCACGATCTGGCCTGGCGGAAGCGCCGCGAATTCAGGTTCGTTGCAAGTCAGCAGGATCCGTTGGCGTTCCTCCTCGCTCAGGCGGTGAGCCACGTGCCGGAAGCTGCCCTTGCGATGGTCGACACCATCACCGTCACCAGCAAACTGACGGCGCCAGCGCTGCAGCGTGGTGAGCCCCACGCCAAGCAGCAGGGCCAGTTCACGAGCCCGGGCACCATTGGCCATGCCCTCCTCAAAGATCTCCAGGGCCTTCCGGCGATCGTCAGGCGAGGTCAATCGTCCCCGTCCTCTCCCCAGAAGGCCTGAATCTTTTTTGAGGCGATCAGCAGCGCTGCCGCCTCCGCGAGGGCCTTGTCCTTACGGCGCAGCTCCTGTTGCAGCCGCTTGATCTCCCGCTGGTCCTCCTGGTGCCGCTTTTGGAGGTCCTTCTGATCGGCCATCGTCAGCAGCGGCTGGGCATTGGCATCCTGGGCTGCTTGGCGCCAGCGGTCCACCTGTTCAGGAAACAGCCCCCGCTCACGGCAATAGCCACCCAGTTCTGTCGCGTTCAGACCGGCGGTTTCCAGGACCACCGTGAACTTGTCGGCAGGCCCCCAACCCTCTGGATCCTTCTGAGAAGCAGGAACTACCTCCCCCTGCAACCGCCAGGCCTTCCTCCAGCTGTAGAGGGTGACCACGTGAATACCCAGCTCTGCTGATATCTGGGCCACGCTCTGCCGGTGAGGCGGACTCATCCGCCTCCTCACATCAGCTTTGACGGCCTCGCTGTAGCGACGCATTGCTCTGCTCCATCAAGCCCCCTGGTGGAAAAAGTGGTCGACATGGAGAGGCGTCAACTTTGCTGGCAGAGGGGGGTCTTGACAAGTGCCACTCTTACAATCAACAAGATTTACATAAACATGGCTTTGAGTATTTGACTACTTTATTCTCTAGAAAGTTGGGTGAAGAAAAGTCTAGATAAGTTTTAATTTATCTAAAGTGTTCCATTCATCATATCCAAATATTTCCATATCATCACGATATATATTAATTATTTTTTGATATAAGCATTCATCGTAAACATTTAGATCATGATTTTTTCGAGCATTAATTGATCTAGTAGAAGTTTTAAGACCAAGCAATCTCTCTCGAATAGTTATATCATTTATTTGATTAGCTATATATTTTATGTCTTCATTGAAGAACTCTGTTTTGCCCACAAAATCGCATTTAACGCAATAGGGTATATCAGATGGTATAGAAACAAAATTATACTGAGATTTCAAATGTATGAATTTATTTCTAAATTTTATATCTTCACATGCATCAACAAAATCTATCAATGACTGAAAGTTTTTCTTGATAAAATCTCCTTGAGATTTATCTTTTAAATTAATTCCTCCTGAAAGAAGAAAATTGTACGCTGATATGAACCTCCGAAAAGGATGTCTTGCAAATGAAAATTTAAATGCCTCATTAAACTTATTTTTGTCAGTTAGAAAATAATCGCAAAGTGGTATGTGACCCACTCGATAACCAAGAATGTTTGTGCTTATGTTTGACCCAGCTGCCTTTGGTATATGAATAAAAAGCACATTTGTCTTTGGATAGTTAACATGAATTGCTGGACGTAGCGTTTTTTTTAATTTTTGAAAAGCAAGAGAAGACATTTTTAAAAAAGAAACATTTAATTTAATTTATTTTGCATTTTCATATATTTGAAAATCTTGATTAAATAATTTTTTATTTTGAGAATCTGTGATTTATATAGGTTTATATCTAATTTTAATTTTCGACTATTTAACCGTTTAGAATCATCAAGAAGTCTAGGATCATAGTTTGTAGAAAGCTTTTGGTGCATGTCTAAGATGCCATCACGTAAGTTTTCTAGCTTATAGATATTGTCGATTAAAAAATTGCCATTTGAATCAGTAATATCATCGTACATTGGAGTAACATGAGTTACAAACTCTAAATTTAAAGGTGAGTACACTGTTGAGGTAGCATGAGACATTTCTACGAGATCTAAGAATGCATCAAAGGCATAATGCTGATCGAATAAGAACTTTTTCGTTTTCAGAGTAATTTTAAGATAGTTACTTATAGTCCCAATGGTACTTAAATCGTGTCTCGACCTTGATGATTTCCAAAATAGATAATAAAACATACTTTTTGTTCTCGATATTGGCTCTCGTGCAAATACTAATTTATATAAACGATCCCAATGATCTTTGTACAGAAATTTCTTGGCAAAAAGTGCCCTTTTATTATAGTATTTCC includes:
- a CDS encoding sulfotransferase family 2 domain-containing protein, which produces MSSLAFQKLKKTLRPAIHVNYPKTNVLFIHIPKAAGSNISTNILGYRVGHIPLCDYFLTDKNKFNEAFKFSFARHPFRRFISAYNFLLSGGINLKDKSQGDFIKKNFQSLIDFVDACEDIKFRNKFIHLKSQYNFVSIPSDIPYCVKCDFVGKTEFFNEDIKYIANQINDITIRERLLGLKTSTRSINARKNHDLNVYDECLYQKIINIYRDDMEIFGYDEWNTLDKLKLI
- a CDS encoding sulfotransferase family 2 domain-containing protein, which gives rise to MTKSLLFWLHIKKSAGITIRDLLKPHYAETDRENFPISFIQADTIHYNDIVNNYRTPFGKYYNKRALFAKKFLYKDHWDRLYKLVFAREPISRTKSMFYYLFWKSSRSRHDLSTIGTISNYLKITLKTKKFLFDQHYAFDAFLDLVEMSHATSTVYSPLNLEFVTHVTPMYDDITDSNGNFLIDNIYKLENLRDGILDMHQKLSTNYDPRLLDDSKRLNSRKLKLDINLYKSQILKIKNYLIKIFKYMKMQNKLN